From Fusarium oxysporum f. sp. lycopersici 4287 chromosome 10, whole genome shotgun sequence, the proteins below share one genomic window:
- a CDS encoding N-acetyl-gamma-glutamyl-phosphate reductase: MLSATSSALRTSARRVAPRAAAVSTLVAPVPKISLGRSFNVAQARCLSSTGRLSYAIQTNPNPPLGMKNASNDSPSRIGLIGARGYTGQALIHLLNKHPMMDLRHVSSRELQGQELKGYSKRKIIYESLSPEEVAQLDKDGKVDAWILALPNAVCQPFVEALGNSKSLIVDLSADYRFDEDQKTWKYGLCELQPRSQLATATRISNPGCYATGSQLALAPIVEHLGGIPSIFGVSGYSGAGTKPSPKNDTNNLKDNLLPYSLTGHIHEREISHHLGTPAAFMPHVASWFRGIHLTVNIPLNKEMTSRDIRQIYQDRYAGEKLVKVVGEAPVVKAIQDKHHVEIGGFAVDSTGKRVVVCATIDNLHKGAATQCLQNMNLALGYDEYQGIPI; this comes from the exons ATGCTGTCCGCTACCTCTTCCGCCCTGCGCACCAGCGCTCGCCGCGTTGCCCCCCGCGCCGCCGCTGTCTCAACCCTCGTTGCGCCCGTGCCCAAGATCTCCCTCGGCCGAAGCTTCAATGTCGCACAGGCCCGATGCCTCTCTTCTACCGGTCGTTTGTCCTACGCTATCCAGACCAACCCCAACCCTCCTCTGGGTATGAAGAATGCCTCCAACGATTCTCCCTCAAGAATTGGCCTCATTGGAGCTCGTGGCTACACTGGTCAGGCTCTTATCCATCTTCTGAACAAGCACCCCATGATGGATCTTCGACACGTTTCTTCCCGTGAACTTCAGGGACAAGAGTTGAAGGGCTACAGCAAGCGCAAGATCATCTACGAGAGTCTGTCTCCTGAGGAGGTTGCTCAGCTggacaaggatggcaaggtCGATGCCTGGATTCTGGCGCTCCCCAATGCTGTCTGCCAGCCCTTCGTTGAGGCTCTGGGCAACAGCAAGAGCTTGATTGTCGATCTTTCCGCCGATTACCGTTTCGACGAGGACCAGAAGACATGGAAGTATGGTCTTTGCGAGCTTCAGCCCAGAAGCCAGCTTGCCACAGCTACAAGAATCTCCAACCCTGGCTGCTATGCTACTGGCTCTCAGCTTGCTTTGGCTCCTATTGTTGAGCACCTCGGTGGTATTCCTAGCATTTTCGGTGTCAGTGGTTACAGCGGAGCTG GTACCAAGCCTTCTCCCAAGAACGACACCAACAACCTCAAGGACAACTTATTGCCTT ACTCCCTCACAGGCCACATCCACGAGCGAGAAATTAGCCATCACCTTGGTACACCCGCTGCTTTCATGCCCCATGT CGCCTCTTGGTTCCGCGGTATTCACCTGACCGTCAACATTCCCCTGAACAAGGAGATGACATCTCGTGATATTCGCCAGATCTACCAGGACCGATATGCCGGCGAGAAGCTCGTCAAGGTTGTCGGTGAAGCTCC TGTTGTCAAGGCCATCCAGGACAAGCACCACGTTGAGATTGGTGGCTTTGCTGTCGACAGCACCGGCAAGCGTGTCGTCGT atgcgccaccatcgacaacctCCACAAGGGTGCCGCCACACAATGCCTGC AGAACATGAACCTCGCTCTCGGATACGACGAATACCAGGGAATCCCCATCTAA
- a CDS encoding hypothetical protein (At least one base has a quality score < 10) codes for MAEIVRPALGQQVAIGTLYDARVDQFLQSSILPPNLPRGIVLRGILPPSDQLQNWMAEGSDHASRFRAMRVDDNLAASILSGSINLEGSANFLKDSTVDENTLCGAVRHFFNTYKDVLDINRGAFRAGGAPAMFLPPDPRSTHVVTSVRWGLQSILTMKHRIADPSQQVALKLSFQRDLMELNAIVNSIYSLDFSNDLASQRLELDYEFKLYTDIQRDRGIGKETLPVMCRFVQLGPQQITHTPDEAGYPMEYTLHPIQVLRHLMPGGGPHQALRAITNIDPFFIPFDNWNACTEKLEEYRHSLVGREQYLARSHIDEVDASIALLETSRKNLQMTLQRTVASIKDGTVHEHRLEYLYADHESSARQISMIAGQQSDKLRFIEQCLNSGATYIGFNGACINERTLSHDPPPYRFLFNNAVLKSSSSWNEHCTTLREFLHNPQTQNQVFIVDCDAPSEYRELGAPIFGPIRTMLKPVIEVSEYRDTSAERRSPTRQAEHRQQPQRCIARCDPGEMDFGTRRPAERRLVRIPCPGPSCDSHLSREWACATCNTPLEFGSTNNCIYCDCGSVAYDSWDFKCNSDSHGRGFDRYHTDELYRLLTRSKRPDCRNILVLGQTGVGKSTFINSFVNFLTFESFDEAKSALKLEYKVPCSFSVSHWNSSDLDQELESRTIRVGSGDDEHDGTTGDSATQRTSVYRVTYNDTKYRIIDTPGIGDTRGPETDNKNIKDIMNTLKRYKELHGILILLKTNEARLTATINFCFGELLSHLHRSAVANVVFGFTHTLISNYAPGDALKPLQSYLKNNTTVELTVCRANSYSFDAKSFHYLAAYFQGVRGEDERSSQESWDKSRAETLRLLSYIDNLRPHEIRQTLTMERCTRSALSFDDSHG; via the coding sequence ATGGCTGAGATTGTCAGACCTGCACTTGGCCAGCAGGTTGCCATCGGCACGCTTTACGATGCAAGGGTTGACCAATTCCTTCAGTCCTCTATCTTGCCACCGAATCTGCCACGAGGAATCGTCTTGCGAGGTATCCTCCCACCCTCTGACCAGCTCCAGAATTGGATGGCTGAAGGTTCCGATCATGCGAGTCGATTCAGAGCAATGCGTGTTGATGACAACCTTGCAGCAAGCATTCTATCCGGCTCAATCAACCTCGAAGGATCTGCCAACTTTCTGAAAGACAGTACAGTAGATGAAAATACACTCTGCGGTGCAGTTCGTCATTTCTTCAATACATATAaagatgttcttgatatTAATAGGGGGGCGTTTAGAGCTGGAGGGGCTCCAGCAATGTTTCTCCCGCCGGATCCTCGCAGTACCCATGTGGTCACCAGTGTCAGATGGGGACTGCAGAGCATTCTGACAATGAAGCACCGCATAGCAGATCCGAGTCAACAAGTAGCCCTGAAACTTTCATTTCAGAGAGACTTAATGGAGCTGAACGCTATCGTCAATTCCATTTACTCGCTCGACTTCAGCAACGATCTGGCAAGCCAGCGACTTGAACTCGACTATGAGTTCAAGCTCTATACTGACATCCAGAGGGATCGTGGCATTGGCAAAGAAACCCTGCCTGTTATGTGCAGGTTTGTCCAACTGGGCCCGCAGCAGATTACACATACTCCTGACGAAGCAGGGTACCCCATGGAATACACCTTACATCCCATACAAGTCCTCCGCCATCTCATGCCTGGTGGGGGCCCTCACCAAGCCCTGAGAGCTATCACCAACATCGATCCTTTCTTTATTCCTTTTGATAATTGGAATGCTTGTAcagagaagcttgaagagtACAGACACTCGCTCGTGGGTCGGGAACAATATCTTGCAAGGAGTCACATCGACGAAGTCGATGCATCAATTGCTCTGCTTGAAACATCTCGGAAAAATCTCCAGATGACTCTGCAGAGAACTGTAGCAAGTATCAAAGATGGCACAGTGCATGAACATCGTCTCGAGTACCTATATGCCGATCACGAATCATCTGCCCGGCAGATCTCTATGATCGCTGGTCAGCAAAGCGACAAGCTCAGATTCATCGAGCAATGTCTCAATAGTGGAGCGACATATATCGGTTTCAATGGCGCTTGCATCAACGAACGCACTCTGTCTCACGATCCTCCTCCATATCGCTTCCTTTTCAATAATGCTGTGCTCAAGAGTTCAAGCTCATGGAATGAGCATTGCACAACTCTGAGGGAGTTCCTTCACAACCCCCAGACCCAGAACCAGGTGTTTATAGTCGACTGCGATGCCCCCTCTGAGTACAGAGAGTTGGGAGCCCCAATCTTTGGTCCAATACGAACAATGTTGAAGCCAGTGATTGAAGTTTCGGAGTATCGGGATACGTCAGCAGAACGCAGGTCTCCTACCAGACAAGCAGAGCACCGGCAACAGCCACAAAGGTGTATCGCTCGTTGTGATCCGGGCGAGATGGATTTTGGTACACGAAGACCGGCTGAGCGCCGCTTGGTCAGGATCCCCTGTCCTGGGCCATCTTGTGACTCTCACTTGAGTCGTGAATGGGCCTGCGCCACTTGCAACACTCCTCTAGAGTTCGGGTCAACGAACAACTGCATCTACTGCGACTGTGGTTCAGTCGCTTACGACTCATGGGACTTCAAATGCAATAGCGATAGTCACGGACGCGGTTTCGATCGATACCACACGGATGAACTTTATCGActcttgacaagatcaaaACGGCCTGATTGTCGCAATATCCTGGTTCTGGGACAGACTGGCGTTGGCAAGTCAACCTTCATCAACTCTTTCGTCAATTTCTTGACGTTTGAGAGTTTCGATGAGGCGAAATCGGCCCTGAAACTAGAGTATAAGGTCCCGTGTTCCTTTTCAGTCAGTCATTGGAACTCATCGGACCTAGATCAGGAACTTGAGAGCCGGACGATCCGCGTCGGctctggagatgatgaacaCGACGGTACCACCGGCGATTCTGCGACACAGAGGACATCAGTTTACAGAGTGACATATAATGATACCAAATACCGCATAATCGATACTCCAGGTATCGGCGACACCCGAGGTCCTGAAACAGATAATAAGAACATCAAGGACATCATGAACACTCTGAAAAGATACAAAGAGCTTCATGGAATATTGATCCTGCTCAAGACCAACGAAGCGCGCCTGACCGCCACAATTAATTTCTGCTTTGGGGAGCTACTGTCCCATCTCCATCGCAGCGCTGTTGCAAACGTCGTCTTTGGATTCACACATACCCTCATCTCCAATTATGCACCAGGAGATGCTCTCAAACCACTTCAAAGCTACCTGAAAAATAACACAACTGTTGAACTAACGGTATGCCGCGCAAACTCGTACAGTTTTGATGCGAAAAGCTTTCATTACCTGGCTGCGTACTTTCAAGGTGTCAGAGGCGAAGACGAGAGAAGTTCCCAGGAAAGTTGGGATAAATCGAGAGCAGAAACTTTGAGGCTACTTTCCTATATTGACAACCTCAGACCACATGAGATCAGGCAAACGCTCACCATGGAAAGGTGCACGCGAAGCGCTCTGTCATTTGATGATTCCCATGGTTGA